From Mytilus galloprovincialis chromosome 9, xbMytGall1.hap1.1, whole genome shotgun sequence, the proteins below share one genomic window:
- the LOC143045239 gene encoding cyclin-F-like isoform X2 codes for MKVLNALSKFQKSPNTFIPVHMHLRPRTRSQMTIWNLPEELLLYIIKGLHIRDVLNLRAVHPYFKDLIENSSVIWNSTSFQDEWPSLKNIPHFEKAGDLGNLEALIKMAIAYLYNEGLPTDLEGKKTINNGEKAADIFCRIEGLSPNTDPFTWLFIRPPWSVNGACCKECVFKYMKDFIKTTKDKNIHVCVARTLMLLESEDKTEICQYLKDGAELGSGVAAFMFWQQKYDKMVMDKGTELTSIRELRDLTSLGYLEAKLTLCKYYAHGKYGGLSQHQAAIFVKDLVQTTSPTNTQDCFQTSQELTQSMRYILVDWLVEVAGMKDFSSHTLHVAVSMVDRFLKVHKTSRSKLQLLGVAAMLLCSRYLGKDIITIREAAWLTDSTYKYEDIVRMMGEIAATLKGNIRTITSIDLVEIFCILCDLDKKSCYLAEYICELCLLQAEMGQYSPAEIAASCVLLARVLMKHENAWPSKMSLFTGYKIEDISRCAFHLHEKCFLEGSVVDHRDVKLQSVKLRYAEEKFYKVSEIQIMSYEELCIMLGVTEHILQGCDVRVKFKNDDELILSPSRKKRKYDKPYSRMRERRTFNSLTMEGVRPHDSVLSGYDGDKEDADESFIEEEEFSDCSKLDEGFDASSCSEEESVIQPTSASKNVKTMTLNISFMNTSPLASGFSLVTPGYSCDKDLTSGLASSPMSSTLEDCPSTSSVIPKSSSLCKLEHLPSLCADSTSDSDFEFSPSKYSDKRKSATSHMTLRGSRKRRQGGSCCALVLHHNLRQHNQ; via the exons ATGAAAG ttctAAATGCACTCAGCAAATTTCAAAAGTCTCCAAACACATTTATCCCAGTCCACATGCATCTTCGTCCAAGAACACGGAGTCAGATGACAATATGGAATTTACCTGAAGAACTTTTGCTGTATATTATTAAAGGATTACACATCAGAGATGTTCTTAATTTGAGAGCT GTTCACCCATACTTTAAAGATTTAATAGAAAACAGTTCTGTGATCTGGAATTCCACAAGTTTTCAAGATGAATGGCCGTCACTGAAAAACATTCCACATTTTGAGAA AGCTGGAGATTTGGGAAATCTTGAAGCATTGATCAAAATGGCCATTGCCTACCTCTATAATGAAGGAT TACCTACCGATTTGGAAGGAAAGAAGACCATCAACAATGGAGAGAAGGCAGCAGATATATTTTGTAGAATTGAAGGACTAAGTCCAAACACAGATCCTTTTACATGGCTGTTTATACGACCGCCATGGTCTGTTAATGGTGCTTGCTGCAAAGAATGTGTCTTCAAATACATGAAAGATTTTATTAAAACG acaaaagacaaaaatatccATGTATGTGTAGCTAGGACATTAATGTTACTGGAATCAGAAGATAAAACAGAGATATGCCAGTATCTGAAGGATGGCGCTGAACTTGGATCAGGCGTGGCAGCATTTATGTTCTGGCAACAGAAATATGATAAAATG GTAATGGACAAAGGAACAGAATTAACAAGTATACGAGAACTGAGGGATTTGACTTCTTTAGGCTATCTTGAAGCTAAACTTACTCTCTGTAAATACTACGCACATGGGAAATATGGAGGTTTATCTCAACACCAGGCAGCTATCTTTGTAAAAGATTTGGTACAAACAACATCACCAACAAACACTCAAGACTGCTTTCAAACATCACAGGAATTAACACAATCTATGAG ATACATTCTTGTTGACTGGTTAGTAGAAGTAGCAGGGATGAAAGATTTTTCTAGTCATACACTGCATGTAGCTGTTAGTATGGTGGATAGATTTTTAAAAGTTCACAAGACATCTCGATCCAAACTTCAATTATTAGGAGTAGCTGCTATGCTTCTTTGTTCAAG ataTTTAGGCAAAGATATTATCACAATTAGAGAGGCAGCATGGCTGACAGACAGTACATACAAGTATGAAGATATTGTCAGAATGATGGGAGAGATAGCTGCTACCTTGAAGGGCAACATTAGGACAATCACTAGCATTGATTTGGTCGAGATATTTTGTATACTCTGTGATCTGGATAAGAAGTCATGTTACTTAGCTGAATACATCTGTGAACTTTGCCTTCTTCAGGCTGAGATGGGACAATATAGCCCTGCAGAGATTGCTGCAAGTTGTGTGCTGTTAGCTCGTGTCTTAATGAAGCATG aaaatgcTTGGCCATCaaagatgagtttatttacaggaTATAAGATAGAAGATATAAGTAGATGTGCATTCCATCTTCATGAAAAGTG CTTTTTGGAAGGATCAGTTGTGGATCATAGAGATGTCAAACTACAGTCAGTTAAACTTAGATATGCTGAAGAAAAGTTCTACAAAGTCAGTGAAATACAG ATAATGAGTTATGAAGAATTGTGCATAATGTTAGGTGTAACAGAACACATACTTCAGGGATGTGATGTGCGTGTTAAGTTCAAGAATGATGATGAACTCATCTTATCACCCTCCAGAAAGAAGAGGAAATATGACAA ACCATATTCCCGTATGAGAGAAAGAAGAACTTTTAATAGTTTGACAATGGAAGGAGTTCGACCACATGATTCTGTTTTGTCTGGTTATGATGGTGACAAAGAAGATGcagatgagtcttttatagaggAAGAAG aattcagTGATTGCAGCAAGCTTGATGAAGGATTTGATGCTTCCTCATGCTCAGAGGAAGAGTCTGTTATCCAACCAACATCTGccagtaaaaatgtcaaaacaatgACCTTGAATATCTCATTTATGAACACATCACCTCTTGCATCAGGATTTTCATTAGTTACTCCTGGTTACTCCTGTGATAAAGATTTGACCTCAGGATTGGCGTCTTCGCCAATGTCCTCGACCCTAGAGGATTGTCCGTCCACGTCATCTGTCATACCAAAATCATCATCTTTGTGTAAACTTGAACATCTACCCTCATTATGTGCTGACTCTACAAGTGATTCAGACTTTGAATTCTCTCCATCAAAATACTCTGACAAACGTAAAAGTGCTACAAGTCACATGACTTTAAGAGGTAGTCGAAAAAGACGACAGGGAGGGAGTTGTTGTGCTCTAGTGCTACACCACAATCTACGCCAACACAATCAGTGA
- the LOC143045239 gene encoding cyclin-F-like isoform X1, whose translation MKTMFVKILLNALSKFQKSPNTFIPVHMHLRPRTRSQMTIWNLPEELLLYIIKGLHIRDVLNLRAVHPYFKDLIENSSVIWNSTSFQDEWPSLKNIPHFEKAGDLGNLEALIKMAIAYLYNEGLPTDLEGKKTINNGEKAADIFCRIEGLSPNTDPFTWLFIRPPWSVNGACCKECVFKYMKDFIKTTKDKNIHVCVARTLMLLESEDKTEICQYLKDGAELGSGVAAFMFWQQKYDKMVMDKGTELTSIRELRDLTSLGYLEAKLTLCKYYAHGKYGGLSQHQAAIFVKDLVQTTSPTNTQDCFQTSQELTQSMRYILVDWLVEVAGMKDFSSHTLHVAVSMVDRFLKVHKTSRSKLQLLGVAAMLLCSRYLGKDIITIREAAWLTDSTYKYEDIVRMMGEIAATLKGNIRTITSIDLVEIFCILCDLDKKSCYLAEYICELCLLQAEMGQYSPAEIAASCVLLARVLMKHENAWPSKMSLFTGYKIEDISRCAFHLHEKCFLEGSVVDHRDVKLQSVKLRYAEEKFYKVSEIQIMSYEELCIMLGVTEHILQGCDVRVKFKNDDELILSPSRKKRKYDKPYSRMRERRTFNSLTMEGVRPHDSVLSGYDGDKEDADESFIEEEEFSDCSKLDEGFDASSCSEEESVIQPTSASKNVKTMTLNISFMNTSPLASGFSLVTPGYSCDKDLTSGLASSPMSSTLEDCPSTSSVIPKSSSLCKLEHLPSLCADSTSDSDFEFSPSKYSDKRKSATSHMTLRGSRKRRQGGSCCALVLHHNLRQHNQ comes from the exons ATGAAAACCATGTTTGTAAAAATTC ttctAAATGCACTCAGCAAATTTCAAAAGTCTCCAAACACATTTATCCCAGTCCACATGCATCTTCGTCCAAGAACACGGAGTCAGATGACAATATGGAATTTACCTGAAGAACTTTTGCTGTATATTATTAAAGGATTACACATCAGAGATGTTCTTAATTTGAGAGCT GTTCACCCATACTTTAAAGATTTAATAGAAAACAGTTCTGTGATCTGGAATTCCACAAGTTTTCAAGATGAATGGCCGTCACTGAAAAACATTCCACATTTTGAGAA AGCTGGAGATTTGGGAAATCTTGAAGCATTGATCAAAATGGCCATTGCCTACCTCTATAATGAAGGAT TACCTACCGATTTGGAAGGAAAGAAGACCATCAACAATGGAGAGAAGGCAGCAGATATATTTTGTAGAATTGAAGGACTAAGTCCAAACACAGATCCTTTTACATGGCTGTTTATACGACCGCCATGGTCTGTTAATGGTGCTTGCTGCAAAGAATGTGTCTTCAAATACATGAAAGATTTTATTAAAACG acaaaagacaaaaatatccATGTATGTGTAGCTAGGACATTAATGTTACTGGAATCAGAAGATAAAACAGAGATATGCCAGTATCTGAAGGATGGCGCTGAACTTGGATCAGGCGTGGCAGCATTTATGTTCTGGCAACAGAAATATGATAAAATG GTAATGGACAAAGGAACAGAATTAACAAGTATACGAGAACTGAGGGATTTGACTTCTTTAGGCTATCTTGAAGCTAAACTTACTCTCTGTAAATACTACGCACATGGGAAATATGGAGGTTTATCTCAACACCAGGCAGCTATCTTTGTAAAAGATTTGGTACAAACAACATCACCAACAAACACTCAAGACTGCTTTCAAACATCACAGGAATTAACACAATCTATGAG ATACATTCTTGTTGACTGGTTAGTAGAAGTAGCAGGGATGAAAGATTTTTCTAGTCATACACTGCATGTAGCTGTTAGTATGGTGGATAGATTTTTAAAAGTTCACAAGACATCTCGATCCAAACTTCAATTATTAGGAGTAGCTGCTATGCTTCTTTGTTCAAG ataTTTAGGCAAAGATATTATCACAATTAGAGAGGCAGCATGGCTGACAGACAGTACATACAAGTATGAAGATATTGTCAGAATGATGGGAGAGATAGCTGCTACCTTGAAGGGCAACATTAGGACAATCACTAGCATTGATTTGGTCGAGATATTTTGTATACTCTGTGATCTGGATAAGAAGTCATGTTACTTAGCTGAATACATCTGTGAACTTTGCCTTCTTCAGGCTGAGATGGGACAATATAGCCCTGCAGAGATTGCTGCAAGTTGTGTGCTGTTAGCTCGTGTCTTAATGAAGCATG aaaatgcTTGGCCATCaaagatgagtttatttacaggaTATAAGATAGAAGATATAAGTAGATGTGCATTCCATCTTCATGAAAAGTG CTTTTTGGAAGGATCAGTTGTGGATCATAGAGATGTCAAACTACAGTCAGTTAAACTTAGATATGCTGAAGAAAAGTTCTACAAAGTCAGTGAAATACAG ATAATGAGTTATGAAGAATTGTGCATAATGTTAGGTGTAACAGAACACATACTTCAGGGATGTGATGTGCGTGTTAAGTTCAAGAATGATGATGAACTCATCTTATCACCCTCCAGAAAGAAGAGGAAATATGACAA ACCATATTCCCGTATGAGAGAAAGAAGAACTTTTAATAGTTTGACAATGGAAGGAGTTCGACCACATGATTCTGTTTTGTCTGGTTATGATGGTGACAAAGAAGATGcagatgagtcttttatagaggAAGAAG aattcagTGATTGCAGCAAGCTTGATGAAGGATTTGATGCTTCCTCATGCTCAGAGGAAGAGTCTGTTATCCAACCAACATCTGccagtaaaaatgtcaaaacaatgACCTTGAATATCTCATTTATGAACACATCACCTCTTGCATCAGGATTTTCATTAGTTACTCCTGGTTACTCCTGTGATAAAGATTTGACCTCAGGATTGGCGTCTTCGCCAATGTCCTCGACCCTAGAGGATTGTCCGTCCACGTCATCTGTCATACCAAAATCATCATCTTTGTGTAAACTTGAACATCTACCCTCATTATGTGCTGACTCTACAAGTGATTCAGACTTTGAATTCTCTCCATCAAAATACTCTGACAAACGTAAAAGTGCTACAAGTCACATGACTTTAAGAGGTAGTCGAAAAAGACGACAGGGAGGGAGTTGTTGTGCTCTAGTGCTACACCACAATCTACGCCAACACAATCAGTGA
- the LOC143045238 gene encoding uncharacterized protein LOC143045238 produces MDKDQHHNSLEPAKGENSLEPAKGENSLEPAKGENSIEPANEEQESEVPEEGISQTDITSDKNTSIISTLNQKDGKYQCTVCQKFFLKHTIRRHIKNFHADGKTHVCRICLAVFSQKYDLIIHTKTAHARPPKYKCNICDKTYMHKNSLIRHKECHSDTEFLCNICNKNFKSSDSLKKHCSSHGKEKKYICSVCGNKFMEKHYLKIHMASHSNDKLRECTVCNRKFSTIAQCKTHEEKVHAGNITFTCPVCNKFYFESYQLKNHMKKHSVAEKKPGYKCGTCGKSITTRWSLKKHELRHLGVEKIRCDICDKGFSDNYTLKKHKKLIHTLNFDFKCQICGQGFVCKEKYKHHQARHLKIRKHQCNFCKRKFLLERSCISHMKIKHQDEYFAGRKSSLHECEFCGKKFLYLKLRNEHIKLHTGHRPLICQFCNKSYRTQQTLALHEKRHTNPFECGICHAQFIQKHLLLKHLKKHEDTTTKDHQEQQNINVKEQTQFVHDNLLKIEANNSHDSMYMVHSAGAVDEQSQFGINSQLSKENHTSKELRCSNDVLQLQGGIQQACETPLALWTEGLNIEAVNDEIKPEIINEIKEEVKTIEPETNDHQMKEQSTFLNHGQRSDTEYLSTCSSGFPLKTEHTLQQNIVNPLNGNVVTMTKLGSVKVNTEDLQKILNRGNILDIIKSQTPNDL; encoded by the coding sequence ATGGACAAAGACCAGCACCATAACAGCTTAGAACCAGCAAAGGGAGAAAACAGCTTAGAACCAGCAAAGGGAGAAAACAGCTTAGAACCAGCAAAGGGAGAAAACAGCATAGAACCAGCAAATGAAGAACAAGAATCTGAAGTTCCAGAAGAGGGTATTTCTCAGACTGACATAACTTCTGATAAAAATACATCAATCATTTCTACACTGAACCAAAAGGACGGGAAATATCAATGTACAGTTTGCCAAAAGTTTTTTCTAAAACACACAATCAGACGGCATATAAAAAATTTCCATGCTGATGGTAAAACGCATGTTTGTAGAATTTGTCTGGCAGTTTTTAGTCAAAAGTATGATCTTATAATTCATACGAAAACCGCACATGCAAGACCTCCGAAGTACAAATGCAATATTTGTGACAAAACTTATATGCACAAGAATTCATTGATTAGACACAAGGAATGCCATTCTGATACAGAATttctttgtaatatttgtaataaaaacttCAAATCAAGTGATAGTCTTAAAAAGCATTGTTCTTCCCAcggaaaagagaaaaaatatatatgtagcgtgtgtggaaataaattcatggaaaaacattatttaaagatTCATATGGCGTCCCATTCAAACGACAAACTTAGGGAATGCACAGTATGTAATAGAAAATTTAGTACTATCGCTCAATGTAAAACCCATGAAGAAAAAGTGCATGCTGGGAATATTACATTTACATGTCCAGTctgtaataaattttatttcgAATCTTATCAATTAAAAAACCACATGAAAAAACATTCTGTCGCTGAAAAGAAACCTGGTTATAAATGTGGCACTTGTGGCAAAAGTATAACAACTCGTTGGTCATTGAAAAAACATGAGTTAAGACATTTGGGAGTTGAAAAAATTCGATGTGATATATGTGACAAAGGTTTTAGTGATAATTATacattaaagaaacataaaaagttgATACATACTCTCAACTTtgattttaaatgtcaaatttgcGGCCAAGGCTTTGTCTGCAAAGAAAAGTATAAACACCATCAAGCAAGGCATCTCAAGATTAGAAAACATCAATGTAATTTCTGCAAGAGAAAGTTTTTGTTAGAGAGGAGTTGCATAagtcatatgaaaataaaacatcagGATGAATATTTTGCTGGTAGAAAATCGTCTCTTCATGAATGTGAATTTTGTGGGAAAAAATTCTTGTATTTAAAACTTAGAAATGAACACATCAAGCTTCACACTGGACACAGACCACttatttgtcaattttgtaataaATCATATAGAACACAACAGACTCTTGCACTTCATGAGAAAAGACATACAAATCCATTTGAGTGTGGAATATGCCATGCACAATTTATTCAAAAGCATTtgcttttaaaacatttgaaaaaacatGAAGATACTACTACCAAAGACCATCAGGAACAACAGAATATCAATGTTAAAGAACAAACACAATTTGTTCATGATAATCTACTTAAAATTGAGGCCAATAATTCTCATGATTCAATGTATATGGTACACTCAGCAGGAGCAGTGGATGAACAAAGTCAATTTGGAATAAATAGTCAACTGTCCAAAGAAAATCATACATCAAAGGAATTAAGATGTAGTAACGATGTGTTACAACTTCAAGGTGGGATTCAACAAGCATGTGAGACTCCACTAGCATTGTGGACTGAAGGTCTAAATATAGAAGCAGTGAATGATGAGATAAAACCAGAAATCATAAACGAAATTAAGGAGGAAGTTAAAACAATTGAACCAGAGACAAACGAtcatcaaatgaaagaacaaagtACATTTCTTAATCATGGTCAAAGATCAGATACAGAATACTTAAGTACATGTAGTTCTGGGTTCCCTTTGAAAACAGAACACACTTTACAGCAGAATATAGTAAACCCATTAAATGGTAATGTTGTAACAATGACTAAACTTGGATCAGTGAAGGTGAATACTGAAGATCTTCAGAAAATACTCAATAGGGGAAATATTTTGGATATCATAAAATCTCAGACACCAAATGATTTATAA
- the LOC143045243 gene encoding pre-mRNA splicing regulator USH1G-like gives MGDEKFHQAARDGYLDLLRSATKRELNSTDEDGMTATLWAAYSGNLDALRQIIGRGGDHNKADLTGFTPLHHACKNGHENVVHYLVNFGCNIWALDNEYHTALDIANLYDRRDIAQFLDSTHSKQESKNPKVVQSLKEKATRDAENNVKRYERLQKEVDRYVKKQEKHREERENNDFKAPTKGGFFKTLTIKLKGSQRLANNKKFQQHSSSSNFSDLAIGTGKRGVAKKIAMKQMSQEGGGTYDPKEVGTSGRRTLRSLAPGSMLVQAGSASDVMYLTNRENDTQGIRPALNNVFTGMPSSKNKWKSDSDLLDSGIDDVDEEEEKPGIFNRPMLGKISFLKSHTGMSGTFTGMTNGHRSASADDLDGIETVVNGYQNGDEHSSSGSEDMQFASQTQMKDVPWEADEVIDDDDDATPLVRFLETCELSGYLHMFTKQDIDLSNLSLLTDGDLLDLGLPMGPRRAIQHALKQRQNVLSQPRPIVDSFL, from the exons ATGGGGGATGAGAAATTCCACCAAGCTGCTAGAGATGGTTATTTGGACTTACTTCGTAGTGCCACAAAAAGGGAATTAAATAGTACGGACGAAGATGGAATGACCGCCACATTGTGGGCTGCTTATTCTGGGAACTTGGACGCACTAAGACAAATTATTGGTAGAGG tggTGACCATAACAAGGCCGATTTAACAGGATTTACTCCGCTACATCACGCCTGCAAAAATGGACATGAAAATGTTGTTCACTACTTGGTAAATTTTGGATGTAATATTTGGGCTCTTGATAACGAGTACCACACGGCTTTAGACATTGCAAATCTTTATGACAGACGTGATATTGCACAATTTTTGGATAGTACACATTCAAAGCAAGAATCTAAAAATCCGAAAGTCGTTCAGAGTTTGAAGGAAAAGGCGACGCGCGATGCTGAAAACAATGTGAAAAGGTACGAAAGATTGCAAAAAGAGGTTGACCGATATGTGAAAAAACAGGAAAAACATCGTGAGGAAAGAGAGAATAACGACTTCAAAGCTCCAACGAAAGGAGGTTTCTTTAAAACACTGACTATAAAACTTAAAGGAAGTCAACGATTAGCCAACAATAAAAAGTTTCAACAACATTCATCATCGTCCAACTTTTCCGATTTGGCTATCGGGACGGGTAAAAGGGGTGTTGCGAAAAAAATTGCGATGAAACAAATGAGTCAAGAAGGGGGAGGAACTTATGATCCAAAAGAAGTAGGTACCAGTGGAAGGAGAACATTAAGGTCATTGGCACCTGGGTCAATGTTAGTTCAAGCCGGGTCAGCATCAGATGTCATGTATTTGACCAATcgtgaaaatgatacacaaggaATACGACCAGCTCTGAATAATGTTTTTACAGGAATGCCAAGTTCGAAGAATAAATGGAAAAGTGATTCTGATTTACTTGACAGTGGAATCGATGATGTTGACGAAGAAGAAGAAAAGCCAGGCATATTCAATCGTCCAATGTTGgggaaaatttcatttttaaaaagtcataCCGGAATGTCTGGAACATTTACAGGCATGACTAATGGTCATCGGTCTGCATCTGCAGACGACCTTGATGGTATTGAAACTGTTGTAAATGGCTACCAAAATGGCGACGAACACTCAAGCAGTGGAAGTGAAGACATGCAATTTGCATCACAAACACAGATGAAAGACGTGCCATGGGAAGCCGACGAAGTTATCGATGACGACGACGATGCTACACCGCTCGTTCGATTCCTCGAAACATGCGAATTAAGTGGCTATTTACATATGTTTACAAAACAAGACATTGATTTGAGTAATCTGTCTCTACTCACAGATGGCGACCTTTTAGATCTAGGATTACCAATGGGTCCGCGTCGTGCTATACAACATGCGCTGAAACAACGACAAAATGTTTTATCGCAACCTCGACCAATTGTTGACAGCTTTTTGTAG